A stretch of the Paenibacillus dendritiformis genome encodes the following:
- a CDS encoding YolD-like family protein, with product MRKKLGGNGIWESSRMIIPQHKEALLRHQREQHRQERPNLDDQVVEELSRRLQWSMENREPITLQLYDPFDRREVVGVVVDIDMIGQRVRLREGDEKRWISVHDILGVNDL from the coding sequence TTGAGAAAGAAACTTGGTGGCAATGGTATTTGGGAGTCCAGCCGTATGATCATCCCGCAGCACAAAGAGGCGTTACTCCGGCACCAACGCGAGCAGCATCGCCAGGAGCGGCCGAACCTCGACGATCAGGTGGTTGAAGAGCTTTCACGACGCCTTCAATGGTCCATGGAAAACCGGGAGCCTATTACCTTGCAGCTTTATGATCCGTTTGATCGGCGGGAGGTTGTCGGCGTCGTAGTGGACATTGATATGATTGGGCAGCGTGTCCGGCTGCGGGAAGGGGATGAGAAACGCTGGATTTCAGTTCATGACATACTGGGGGTGAATGATTTATGA
- a CDS encoding ISL3 family transposase codes for MMLNLSEFNVIAKEQNEHFYKFTVEKNETPYFCTQCGWMKPMFGESNLFPEDNGKDFKPHQIKERVVSDTSMHNKAVKLVIRHRRYRCPACGGTFYEILDSVDKGGKVTKRLVEHMKLMALKKPFTHIADEYGVSHTTVKRYFDEYVADQEKHRSLVAPRVLGIDEAHLNKVMRGVFTDNENNMILEITADNLKRTVKETIQRMEGWQNIEVATIDMWTGYKYAVKELVPNAFVVIDRFHVIKYANGALDSIRIAIKKGLSKQEQHVLTRDRYVLLKNKEDLKPEEIIKRDYWFKCFPMLATAYWLKEDMRDIYRLSKDRYEAFQRFYKWEQSIPTEFKQFKEIQKTFNNFKQEIFNYFLHPFTNAYTESVNNIIKTVEKAGKGYSYDVLRAKVLYGTRATVRKPKFDKDMSFERFDNIHYRPDGSMEPITIYSDEPKLVTVGTDITTLSDIFERGEF; via the coding sequence ATGATGCTAAATCTATCAGAATTCAATGTAATCGCAAAAGAACAAAACGAGCACTTCTATAAATTTACCGTAGAAAAGAACGAAACGCCTTACTTCTGCACTCAATGCGGTTGGATGAAGCCGATGTTCGGTGAATCAAACCTGTTCCCTGAAGACAACGGCAAGGACTTTAAACCCCATCAGATCAAGGAACGTGTCGTCTCAGACACATCAATGCACAACAAGGCTGTGAAGCTCGTAATACGCCACAGACGGTACAGATGCCCTGCTTGCGGGGGTACGTTCTACGAGATACTGGACAGCGTAGATAAGGGCGGGAAGGTCACTAAGCGGCTCGTAGAACACATGAAGCTAATGGCATTAAAGAAGCCATTCACCCACATCGCAGATGAGTACGGAGTATCTCACACGACTGTAAAACGGTACTTCGACGAGTATGTGGCAGACCAAGAGAAACACCGTTCCTTGGTTGCTCCAAGGGTCTTGGGGATAGACGAGGCACACCTTAACAAGGTTATGCGTGGTGTATTTACCGACAACGAGAATAACATGATCCTGGAGATTACAGCCGACAACCTGAAACGCACCGTCAAAGAGACGATCCAACGTATGGAAGGCTGGCAGAACATCGAAGTCGCTACGATCGACATGTGGACTGGATACAAGTACGCCGTTAAGGAGCTGGTTCCCAATGCGTTTGTGGTCATCGATAGGTTTCACGTCATCAAGTACGCCAACGGTGCTTTAGACAGTATCCGTATCGCAATTAAGAAAGGCTTATCGAAGCAGGAGCAACACGTTCTTACTCGTGATCGGTACGTTCTACTAAAGAACAAAGAGGACTTGAAGCCAGAAGAAATAATTAAGCGTGACTACTGGTTTAAGTGCTTCCCAATGCTTGCTACAGCGTACTGGCTCAAAGAGGATATGCGTGACATCTACAGACTATCAAAAGACCGCTATGAGGCGTTCCAACGCTTCTACAAATGGGAGCAAAGCATACCTACCGAGTTTAAGCAGTTCAAGGAGATCCAGAAGACATTCAACAACTTCAAGCAGGAGATATTCAATTACTTCCTGCATCCATTTACAAACGCCTATACCGAAAGCGTGAATAACATCATCAAGACGGTAGAAAAGGCAGGAAAGGGGTATTCATACGACGTGCTGAGAGCAAAGGTTTTATACGGTACGAGAGCAACTGTACGCAAACCGAAGTTCGATAAGGATATGAGTTTCGAACGCTTCGACAACATCCATTACCGTCCAGATGGTTCGATGGAGCCGATCACTATTTACAGCGATGAACCGAAACTCGTCACCGTTGGGACGGACATCACCACACTTTCTGACATTTTTGAGAGGGGTGAATTTTAG
- a CDS encoding SAM-dependent DNA methyltransferase, translated as MKNINKLLGISDSYQAPAKIMEILYDRKKREELFMNFLEAFDFDVSYDWFHDYFQDEHADRKNKKQDFTPVCVADLLVSLVGSEGTGYDCAAGTGGITIRKWQADRMQTSPFDYRPSEYLYVCEELSDRAIPFLLFNALIRGMNAIIIHCDVLSRNTYGVFFVQNDKDDHMQFSSLNVMPYSKDVSDFLAVKFVEERYEKLIESTEFPSHLGDLSIRQAV; from the coding sequence ATGAAAAATATCAATAAATTGCTTGGAATAAGCGACTCCTACCAAGCACCAGCGAAAATAATGGAAATTCTGTATGACCGCAAAAAACGGGAAGAGTTGTTTATGAACTTTCTTGAAGCCTTCGATTTCGACGTTTCATATGATTGGTTTCATGACTACTTTCAAGATGAGCACGCTGACCGTAAAAACAAGAAGCAAGACTTCACTCCTGTATGTGTAGCAGATTTGCTTGTGTCACTGGTTGGTAGCGAAGGTACTGGTTACGATTGTGCGGCAGGTACGGGAGGCATCACAATTCGCAAATGGCAAGCAGATCGAATGCAGACTTCTCCGTTTGATTACAGACCATCTGAATATCTATACGTGTGCGAAGAATTAAGTGATAGAGCCATACCGTTCTTACTATTCAATGCCCTAATAAGAGGCATGAACGCCATTATTATTCATTGCGATGTCCTATCACGAAATACTTATGGCGTGTTCTTTGTGCAAAACGATAAGGACGATCATATGCAGTTCTCAAGCCTTAACGTAATGCCGTACTCCAAGGATGTTTCTGACTTTCTGGCTGTGAAGTTTGTGGAAGAACGTTATGAGAAATTGATTGAATCTACAGAATTCCCGTCACACTTAGGTGACTTAAGCATCAGGCAGGCGGTATAA